The following are encoded together in the candidate division WOR-3 bacterium genome:
- a CDS encoding porin has protein sequence MKKILIGIFWVTMALGELNLVPGRLSIDGLFVGYGVIYQGRSKGWSNNGFEFRWRLGTLSLTGDIRENTTAKIEFDFSHLSLRDLYIHFNLGKGFALRTGQFAIPMSFEAETPERYLKVEEYSILYGIMSKPNTIRDIGILLDWQAQVVGSALRLLTGVMNGTGPNSTDNNTNKDVFTRVVFTPVNTANLSLGGRAYCGWVNPEAVRWLGFAGEAVYQEKSFTIAAEVAYRRYQNISTSAGLLEAAYEFGVIAPAMRFEGMRSTDGQQQFRVLSALTVKPVGDNLKVMIGYQYNTLRKIWSYQGLIVQLVTGF, from the coding sequence ATGAAAAAAATTTTAATTGGAATTTTTTGGGTAACTATGGCATTGGGAGAGTTGAATTTAGTTCCTGGCCGTCTTAGCATTGATGGGCTTTTTGTTGGTTACGGGGTTATTTATCAGGGAAGAAGCAAAGGTTGGTCAAATAACGGTTTTGAATTCCGTTGGCGGCTCGGAACCTTGAGTTTAACAGGTGATATCAGGGAGAATACTACCGCTAAGATTGAGTTTGATTTTTCTCACCTTTCTCTCCGCGACCTTTACATCCACTTCAATTTGGGTAAAGGCTTTGCGTTACGAACAGGTCAGTTTGCTATACCGATGAGTTTTGAAGCGGAAACACCCGAAAGATACTTGAAGGTGGAGGAGTATTCAATTTTATACGGTATTATGAGTAAACCCAATACCATCCGTGATATCGGCATCTTATTGGACTGGCAGGCGCAAGTTGTGGGGTCCGCTTTGCGTCTTTTGACAGGGGTCATGAATGGGACCGGTCCGAACAGCACAGATAACAACACAAACAAGGATGTTTTTACCCGGGTGGTCTTTACACCGGTAAACACAGCCAATTTGAGTCTCGGGGGCCGTGCTTATTGCGGCTGGGTTAATCCAGAGGCGGTGCGCTGGCTCGGATTTGCCGGGGAGGCGGTCTATCAGGAAAAATCCTTCACCATTGCCGCAGAAGTGGCTTATCGCCGTTATCAGAACATATCAACCTCTGCTGGCTTATTAGAAGCAGCATACGAATTTGGGGTTATTGCACCAGCGATGAGGTTTGAAGGGATGCGTAGCACCGATGGTCAACAGCAATTCCGAGTCCTTTCTGCCTTAACAGTGAAACCGGTGGGTGATAATCTAAAGGTTATGATTGGCTATCAATACAACACGCTTAGGAAGATTTGGAGTTATCAAGGTTTAATAGTTCAATTGGTAACCGGCTTTTAG
- a CDS encoding T9SS type A sorting domain-containing protein encodes MIDGADLAISPHNPELIFSCGYGSINSAYRIQTSYSTDNGSTWIRDTLPDSIARANTILFDPFDSTRILIGGDSAYNYKLLLLTTDLGATWQHIGNGLTGIIYRLAASQLTPGLFYAGTSQGLFKSTDGGENWTRTGSFTNVRCIALDQTNDDIIYAGTGNGIYLTTDGGENWQQINEGLTNTDILCLGFRSDAPRTVFAGTNGAGIFAQTPPTGVVEPEKHTSSRELDIEIGPNPCRSIVNIVINAPKAQSISGGIYDRSGRIIHDLKKAILANGQTSYQVDLWNLPSGIYFLRLKIGKVNAIKRFVKVN; translated from the coding sequence TTGATTGATGGTGCCGACCTTGCCATCTCGCCCCATAACCCTGAACTGATATTTTCCTGCGGTTATGGCTCAATCAACAGCGCCTACAGGATTCAGACCTCCTATTCAACTGATAATGGCTCAACCTGGATTCGTGATACCCTGCCTGACTCAATTGCCCGCGCCAACACCATCCTGTTTGACCCGTTTGACTCCACCCGGATTTTAATCGGCGGCGATTCTGCCTATAATTACAAACTCCTCCTGTTGACAACCGACTTGGGCGCAACCTGGCAGCACATCGGCAACGGTTTGACGGGAATCATTTACCGTCTTGCCGCCTCGCAATTGACACCAGGACTCTTTTATGCTGGTACCAGTCAGGGTCTTTTTAAGTCAACCGATGGCGGTGAAAACTGGACGCGCACAGGGAGTTTTACCAATGTCAGATGTATCGCCCTTGACCAGACCAATGATGACATCATCTATGCCGGAACCGGTAATGGTATCTATCTCACAACCGATGGCGGTGAAAACTGGCAGCAGATTAACGAAGGGCTGACAAATACCGACATCCTTTGCTTAGGATTCCGCAGTGATGCACCGCGCACAGTTTTTGCGGGCACTAATGGCGCTGGCATCTTCGCCCAAACCCCACCCACCGGCGTCGTTGAGCCTGAAAAACACACCAGCTCCAGAGAGTTGGATATTGAAATCGGACCAAACCCCTGTCGCAGCATAGTTAACATTGTGATTAATGCCCCTAAAGCGCAATCAATTAGCGGCGGGATTTACGACCGTTCCGGGAGAATTATCCACGACCTGAAAAAGGCGATATTAGCTAACGGTCAGACATCGTATCAGGTGGACCTGTGGAATCTGCCGAGCGGAATTTACTTCCTGCGGCTGAAAATCGGCAAGGTGAATGCAATCAAAAGGTTTGTGAAGGTGAATTAA
- the tsaB gene encoding tRNA (adenosine(37)-N6)-threonylcarbamoyltransferase complex dimerization subunit type 1 TsaB has translation MNGAFLGLETSGRTTGLALVKDKRVVWEKRTPNEVSHNESLLPLIDTAFAQTEIKLNELTGICLTIGPGMFTSLRVGLSVTKGLAVARGLLVKGINTLRALSFTAETERGNQLVLSLIDARKGEVYAGLYQGGEAIIAPKVVSPEGLARLLGQTNLSSNSLVIAGDGAELAEPVLKKAGYHIDRIGITFPSPVAVIRLGIDLLVKEGGDDITKLEPTYLRRTDAELKREPRQSDS, from the coding sequence GTGAATGGCGCCTTTTTAGGGCTGGAAACGAGCGGACGTACAACCGGACTGGCATTGGTTAAGGATAAAAGGGTTGTTTGGGAAAAAAGGACCCCTAACGAGGTAAGTCATAATGAGAGTCTTTTGCCGCTAATTGACACCGCTTTTGCTCAGACGGAAATAAAACTGAACGAACTTACCGGCATCTGTCTGACCATCGGACCGGGAATGTTCACCTCGTTGCGCGTGGGATTAAGTGTCACCAAGGGTCTGGCAGTGGCACGAGGGCTTTTGGTTAAGGGTATCAATACCCTAAGGGCACTAAGTTTTACCGCGGAAACGGAAAGGGGAAATCAATTGGTCCTATCACTGATTGATGCACGCAAAGGCGAGGTCTACGCCGGGCTATATCAGGGTGGGGAAGCAATTATTGCACCAAAGGTTGTCAGTCCTGAAGGGTTAGCCAGGTTACTTGGTCAGACAAATTTGTCCAGCAATAGTCTAGTGATTGCTGGTGATGGTGCCGAGCTGGCAGAACCAGTATTGAAAAAGGCGGGGTATCATATTGACAGAATCGGAATTACCTTTCCTTCTCCAGTCGCTGTCATTCGCCTTGGCATTGATTTGTTAGTAAAAGAAGGCGGGGATGACATAACCAAGCTTGAGCCAACTTATCTCCGCCGGACCGATGCGGAATTAAAACGAGAGCCTCGGCAAAGCGATTCCTAA
- a CDS encoding biotin--[acetyl-CoA-carboxylase] ligase, producing MAKEDSIQGELLNRLAHYGRVYLLEKVKSTNDYAFTLAEQKEPAIVVAHRQTKGRGRFRRRWFADENSLIFSVLFFPKPGFTGAGLITHIAGLALCRAIEQAAGVKEPMPLLRWPNDVIIRDKKVAGVLSEQRRDAVVVGIGVNVNQTGMPENLLDAGSLYLAYGKGFDRFVLLDLFLLEFFQMVNEVYKGNVKEIWEEIKKRSSILHQRVEIRTLLRKYIGTVIDIDDEGKVVLRTDAGRLVVFNAGQVRRLR from the coding sequence TTGGCAAAAGAGGATAGCATTCAGGGTGAACTTCTCAACCGGCTGGCACATTATGGCAGGGTTTATCTCTTGGAGAAGGTGAAGTCAACCAACGATTATGCCTTTACCCTTGCCGAACAGAAGGAGCCGGCGATTGTGGTGGCGCACAGACAGACAAAGGGCAGGGGCAGGTTCAGAAGGCGCTGGTTTGCGGATGAAAACAGCCTTATCTTTTCTGTTCTTTTCTTTCCTAAGCCAGGCTTTACGGGCGCGGGTCTCATCACCCACATTGCCGGTCTTGCCCTTTGCCGGGCGATTGAACAGGCGGCGGGTGTAAAGGAGCCAATGCCGCTTTTGCGCTGGCCAAATGATGTCATTATTCGTGACAAAAAGGTTGCCGGCGTTCTTTCTGAGCAGCGTCGGGATGCGGTGGTTGTGGGTATCGGTGTCAATGTTAATCAGACCGGCATGCCCGAGAATCTGCTCGATGCGGGCTCCTTGTATCTTGCCTATGGCAAAGGTTTTGACCGGTTTGTGCTCTTAGACCTTTTCCTGCTCGAATTTTTTCAAATGGTAAATGAAGTCTACAAGGGAAATGTTAAGGAAATCTGGGAAGAAATTAAGAAAAGGTCAAGCATCCTGCATCAGCGGGTTGAAATCAGAACGCTCTTGCGGAAATATATCGGCACGGTCATTGACATCGATGACGAAGGAAAAGTTGTTTTACGCACCGATGCCGGCAGGCTGGTGGTGTTCAATGCGGGTCAGGTGAGGAGGCTGCGCTGA
- the xerC gene encoding tyrosine recombinase XerC, translating to MQLNAEYGSALNDFLAYLKKERKFSPHTVRSYRIDLCQFFDFCSDRLKSKPLVAIERKDIRDFIGAVMRYGYTRKSTARKLSSLRSFFRYLVETGTLPSNPVLGIKGPSLEKKLPPLLTQFQVAQALTPPDDSPASLREAAILETIYGSGLRASELVGLNRSDIDFEQETIRVRGKGGKERILPLGRKEKEALQRYLPIRPDPSAEAVFQNKDGKRLTSRSVQKIVANALSRIAGVTATNPHSLRHAFATHLLERGADLRAVQELLGHSSLSSTQIYTHLTVERLRKVYDKAHPRSGARN from the coding sequence GTGCAGTTAAATGCGGAATACGGGTCTGCCCTCAACGACTTCCTTGCCTATTTGAAAAAGGAGCGCAAATTTTCTCCTCATACGGTTCGCTCCTATAGGATTGACCTCTGCCAGTTTTTTGACTTCTGCTCTGACCGGCTAAAATCAAAGCCCCTGGTCGCTATTGAGCGCAAGGACATCAGGGATTTTATCGGCGCGGTGATGCGCTATGGGTACACCCGCAAAAGCACCGCCCGCAAACTTTCCAGCCTCAGGTCATTTTTTCGCTATCTCGTTGAGACCGGCACCTTGCCATCAAACCCGGTTTTGGGCATCAAGGGACCGAGTCTGGAGAAAAAACTCCCACCGCTCCTCACCCAGTTTCAGGTTGCCCAGGCATTAACACCACCTGACGACTCACCTGCCTCCCTCCGTGAAGCGGCAATCCTTGAAACCATCTACGGTTCGGGCTTGCGCGCCAGTGAACTGGTCGGGCTCAACCGCTCTGACATTGACTTTGAGCAGGAGACCATTCGTGTTCGGGGTAAGGGTGGGAAGGAGCGCATTTTGCCTTTGGGTAGAAAGGAGAAGGAGGCGCTGCAAAGATACCTTCCGATTCGTCCCGACCCTTCTGCTGAAGCGGTATTTCAGAACAAAGATGGCAAAAGGCTTACCAGCCGTTCGGTGCAGAAGATTGTTGCTAATGCCTTGAGCCGCATTGCCGGTGTTACCGCCACCAACCCCCATTCCCTGCGCCACGCCTTTGCCACCCACCTTTTGGAAAGGGGTGCGGATTTGCGCGCGGTTCAGGAACTTTTAGGTCATTCCTCGTTATCGTCAACCCAGATTTACACCCATCTGACCGTTGAGCGGCTGCGCAAGGTTTATGATAAGGCACATCCCCGCTCAGGTGCGCGCAACTAA
- a CDS encoding type III pantothenate kinase encodes MILTVLIGNSRTRFVWFDNQGIVRRMIVPTTKVIESLERLRLTKDTRGAAVASVVPKLTLPVYRRLCQETPTLLVGATTKTPLRFHYDRRALGADRVCVAVGAYTLYKKNLIIIDFGTAITFNIVKRNGDFLGGPILPGAEMLLSCLAEKTARLPRVGFLASNKVICRTTKPAIQTGVFNLLRSGLNDIIKRICIETGESYFVVATGGLAQRFGCHLRSIKVVDEDLGSKGLREIFYLNKEVR; translated from the coding sequence CTGATTCTCACGGTTCTTATCGGCAACAGCCGGACAAGATTCGTCTGGTTTGATAACCAAGGGATTGTAAGGCGCATGATTGTGCCCACTACCAAAGTGATTGAGTCTCTTGAGCGGCTGCGATTGACAAAGGATACGAGAGGTGCGGCAGTGGCTTCGGTTGTGCCGAAACTGACCCTACCGGTTTATCGCCGGCTTTGCCAAGAGACACCGACCTTGCTCGTTGGTGCCACCACCAAGACACCGCTCAGGTTTCACTATGACCGGCGCGCCCTTGGAGCGGACAGGGTGTGTGTGGCTGTCGGAGCATACACCCTTTACAAAAAAAATTTAATTATCATTGATTTCGGTACAGCGATAACCTTTAATATCGTGAAGAGGAACGGCGATTTTCTTGGTGGTCCCATCCTTCCAGGTGCGGAGATGCTGCTCTCCTGTCTTGCTGAGAAAACCGCCAGACTGCCAAGGGTGGGGTTTTTGGCATCCAATAAGGTGATTTGCCGAACAACCAAACCGGCAATTCAGACAGGGGTTTTTAATCTCCTCCGTAGTGGACTAAATGACATCATCAAAAGAATCTGCATTGAAACCGGAGAAAGTTATTTTGTTGTGGCCACCGGCGGGCTGGCACAAAGGTTCGGATGCCATTTACGCTCCATCAAGGTCGTTGATGAAGACCTTGGTTCAAAGGGTCTTAGAGAAATTTTTTATCTTAATAAGGAGGTTAGATGA
- a CDS encoding NYN domain-containing protein → MIKTGVFIDVQNVQETFERQGKEVRYDAVIRHIITTGSREKENCKFVAFVPYRRDDERRQRLIDALSFQGYRVVAKPVRERPDGTIKANMDIEITLEILSMSDWLDEIVLVTGDGDFVALVDWLSKRGKRVVTIGLGRGYTSVELIRACDEYINLDEIEGAVKPQFPGREEEQPLVL, encoded by the coding sequence ATGATTAAGACCGGTGTATTTATTGATGTTCAGAATGTTCAAGAGACATTTGAGCGGCAGGGCAAGGAGGTTCGTTATGATGCGGTTATCCGGCACATCATTACCACCGGCTCGAGAGAAAAGGAGAACTGCAAGTTTGTCGCATTTGTGCCCTACCGCCGGGATGACGAACGGCGGCAGCGGCTGATCGATGCGCTTTCATTTCAGGGTTATCGGGTTGTGGCTAAACCGGTGCGGGAGCGACCGGATGGCACCATCAAGGCAAATATGGACATTGAAATCACCCTTGAGATTCTCTCAATGAGCGACTGGCTGGATGAGATTGTGCTTGTTACCGGTGATGGGGACTTTGTCGCCTTGGTTGACTGGCTTTCCAAAAGGGGGAAAAGAGTGGTGACAATCGGTCTCGGACGAGGCTATACTTCGGTGGAACTCATTCGCGCCTGCGATGAGTACATTAACCTGGATGAGATTGAGGGTGCGGTGAAACCACAGTTTCCCGGGCGGGAAGAGGAACAGCCATTGGTATTGTGA
- a CDS encoding SBBP repeat-containing protein: MKAFCLLTAFFLLMPEVVFGQLDTAWLRSIDGGTRNEDIFSDMYVDDSGNVYVTGMIITSGNYGDIFVRKFSPDGVVLWNTVYDGRAHEDDSASALVVDSIGNVYVCGWTTDTLADKDMVTLKLSNSGELVWVRSWFRIFNGNDAAHAIALDRLGRVIVTGYCADSFNNIDYCTICYNAENGDTVWVRYYNRTPENDEDIAYSICVDDSNNIYVTGTSYDDDTDYDIVTIKYRPNGTQAWLRRKNNWPWWGDDYGMKVIFDPVTNTIIVGGIVWDDNQDYNYFTMKYSRNGDSLWARTYNRYPANNEDLLSAVAVDQSGNVFVTGTSLDDVTDYDIATVSYSAIGGVRWSHRFDADHLEDGGADLTVDSIGQVLVIGTAETDITWQDIAFVKYDTSGTLIYSYLWDNPFSHDEDWGYKIAVQPDGQMIFAGTSYSDSTDIDIVVLKMFQVLHDFALSELILPESLYIEDTLKPEAVVTNLSINKDSCWLRLTVQPGEYRDSVWVVLTPGMRQRVSFRPFLADTVGLLTVCSWVNLPEDEKRGNDTIWKEVVVWRESSGIAEENITLRVLKLTVTPNPVRAFGLVRLDGPVPPKTFLKIYDRTGALVKELEVGGNEKSHFKFDVRPLPAGVYFLCLDQPRGGITKKVVVQH, translated from the coding sequence ATGAAGGCATTTTGTCTGCTAACGGCATTCTTTTTGCTGATGCCTGAGGTAGTTTTTGGTCAGCTGGATACCGCTTGGTTGCGGTCAATTGATGGTGGCACAAGAAATGAGGATATCTTTTCAGATATGTATGTTGATGACTCGGGTAATGTCTATGTCACTGGGATGATTATCACCAGTGGGAATTATGGTGACATCTTCGTCCGGAAGTTCAGCCCAGACGGCGTGGTCTTGTGGAACACAGTATACGATGGCAGGGCACATGAGGATGACTCAGCTTCAGCGCTGGTGGTGGATAGTATTGGCAATGTTTATGTTTGTGGCTGGACGACAGATACATTGGCAGACAAGGATATGGTGACATTGAAATTATCCAACAGCGGGGAATTGGTCTGGGTGAGAAGTTGGTTCCGTATTTTTAACGGTAACGACGCCGCCCATGCAATTGCGCTTGACCGTTTAGGCAGAGTCATTGTTACTGGGTATTGTGCTGATAGTTTTAACAATATTGATTACTGCACAATCTGCTACAATGCTGAAAACGGCGACACGGTTTGGGTGCGTTATTACAACCGGACACCAGAGAATGATGAAGATATTGCCTATTCAATCTGTGTCGATGACTCCAATAATATTTACGTCACTGGGACCAGTTATGATGATGACACCGACTATGATATCGTTACCATCAAGTATCGACCGAATGGAACCCAGGCTTGGTTGCGCCGGAAGAATAACTGGCCCTGGTGGGGTGACGATTACGGGATGAAGGTTATTTTTGACCCGGTAACAAACACGATAATTGTTGGTGGTATCGTCTGGGATGATAATCAGGACTACAATTACTTCACGATGAAATATTCAAGAAATGGCGATTCGCTCTGGGCACGGACATACAATCGCTATCCGGCAAACAATGAGGACCTTCTCAGTGCGGTTGCAGTTGACCAGTCGGGCAATGTTTTTGTTACCGGAACAAGTCTTGATGATGTTACCGATTATGACATCGCAACCGTTTCTTACAGCGCTATCGGCGGTGTGCGCTGGAGTCATCGTTTTGATGCCGACCATCTTGAAGACGGGGGTGCTGATTTGACTGTTGATTCCATCGGTCAGGTCTTGGTCATCGGCACTGCTGAAACTGACATCACCTGGCAGGACATTGCTTTTGTAAAATATGATACATCCGGCACACTCATTTATTCCTATCTCTGGGATAATCCGTTCAGCCACGACGAGGATTGGGGCTACAAAATCGCAGTTCAGCCTGACGGACAGATGATTTTTGCCGGAACAAGTTATAGCGATTCCACCGATATTGACATCGTTGTCCTGAAGATGTTTCAGGTGCTTCACGATTTTGCTTTGAGCGAGCTGATCCTGCCGGAATCACTCTATATTGAGGATACGCTGAAACCAGAGGCGGTGGTCACCAATCTGTCAATTAATAAGGATAGTTGCTGGCTGCGGCTGACAGTTCAGCCCGGTGAGTACCGGGATTCTGTCTGGGTTGTGCTGACACCGGGAATGCGGCAACGGGTATCGTTCAGACCATTCCTTGCCGATACAGTTGGGCTACTAACAGTTTGCTCTTGGGTTAATCTTCCCGAAGACGAAAAAAGGGGAAATGATACCATCTGGAAGGAAGTAGTTGTCTGGCGGGAAAGTTCTGGAATAGCAGAAGAAAACATTACACTAAGGGTATTGAAACTGACGGTCACACCTAACCCAGTAAGGGCATTCGGGCTGGTGAGATTGGATGGACCGGTTCCGCCAAAAACTTTCCTCAAGATATATGACCGGACTGGTGCCTTAGTTAAGGAGTTGGAAGTTGGTGGAAATGAAAAGTCACATTTCAAGTTCGATGTTCGTCCCCTCCCTGCCGGCGTTTATTTTTTGTGCCTTGATCAACCAAGAGGTGGCATAACAAAGAAGGTTGTTGTGCAACATTAG